The DNA region CAAATGCTTCGTGGATTTCGATGATGTCGATGTTTTCGATTTTATCACCAGTTTCACCAAGTAGTGCAATCGTTGCTTCTGCTTGGCCAAGACCCATAAGGTTTGGATCTACACCACGCATGTTAAAACCATTCACATAAGCTTTTGCAGTAAGACCTAATTTTTTAGCCGCATCTTCTGAAGCTACAATGATACCAGCCGCTCCATCAGAACGTGGGCTTGCATTGAAGATAGAAAGAGTTGGTCCATGAGATTTCTTTAAGTATTTGCTGTATTTTTCTTTGAACTGGTCAAATTTCATTTGAGGATTGTCAAAGAGTAACATTGCACGACCCATACGAGTAGGGTTTTTCACAAGACCTTCACGAAGAAGAACTGCTTCGTCAGCTTGTAACATGTTCCCTTCATCATCTTTCACTTCCATAATATATGGTTTGTAACGACCTTCTTGAGTTGCATCAAAGGCACGTTTGAAAGATTCGTAAGCTACTTTGTCTTGTGTTTCACGAGCAAGCGCGTAGTTTTGTGCGAGAATTTCTGCCGTTACTTGCATACCGAAAGAAGTTTCCCCATCACCAAGTCCGTCTTCTAGTGTATCACGAATTTCCACACCTTCAGGAAGGTCATTTGGAAGAAGTTTTACAAGTGAATCTAAGCTGTTTGTTTTTTTGTTAAGACGTGCATTTTTAACAACAAATGGCATTGAAGTTTGTGATTCTTCACCAATGACTAGGAAAACTTTTCCTTCACCAAGGGAAATACGGCGAGTTGCTTCTGCAACTGCTTCCAAACCAGATACACAGTTGTTTGCTACCGTAAGGCATGGAATTTCCATAGGAAGTCCAAGCAAGTTTGCAATCACACGTGCCGAGTTAGGTGCGTTAGAAAAACCTTCTCCAACGATCACACCGTCAATATCAGTAGGTTTCAAACCACTGCGTTTCATAACTTCTTCACCAACGAGTTTACCAAGGTGGTGACCAGAGTACTGCGAGAGCGCCTTTCCAATTTGAGCAAAAGGAGTTCGTGCAGGTGCTGCGAGTACTATCTTTTGTGTTACTTTCATATAAAATCCCTTCTTCCTTTCTTTAGACTAAAACTTTAGTTACCTTAACAATTACTTCGCAAGCCATTTCATCATCGAACGTAGTTTAGTTCCTACTGCTTCGATGGGGTGGGCTGCATTTTTTTCTTTGAGTTTTTTGTATTCTGGGTATCCAGCTTTTGTATCCGCCATCCAACGTTTAGCGAACGCTGCACCTTTATCTTTTTGGATATCAGTGAGAACGTCTTTCATACGAGCTTTTACACCAGCATCAATGATACGTGGTCCGCTGATATAATCTCCATA from Leptospira noumeaensis includes:
- a CDS encoding thiolase family protein → MKVTQKIVLAAPARTPFAQIGKALSQYSGHHLGKLVGEEVMKRSGLKPTDIDGVIVGEGFSNAPNSARVIANLLGLPMEIPCLTVANNCVSGLEAVAEATRRISLGEGKVFLVIGEESQTSMPFVVKNARLNKKTNSLDSLVKLLPNDLPEGVEIRDTLEDGLGDGETSFGMQVTAEILAQNYALARETQDKVAYESFKRAFDATQEGRYKPYIMEVKDDEGNMLQADEAVLLREGLVKNPTRMGRAMLLFDNPQMKFDQFKEKYSKYLKKSHGPTLSIFNASPRSDGAAGIIVASEDAAKKLGLTAKAYVNGFNMRGVDPNLMGLGQAEATIALLGETGDKIENIDIIEIHEAFAATAVAALEEIKSRTGLDWEKKFDEKKINPNGGSISIGHPFGATGVRLLHNAIMDFEENKDVKKVLVTACAHGGIAGSMIVERA